The Chitinophaga niabensis genome segment TTAGTGATGTAAGTAATGTGGAATGGATCTGGGGCCATCCGCAGGCTACCGATCAGAACCTGGGGGGCGCATCTTATTTCGGTTATATTGATGTAACGCCGCCAACGGGTTACAGAAGTGTAATGGCAGACCCTCACTTCAGAGAACTCTTCACAGATGGTGATATCCGTAAAACATTGTTCAAACCCGTAGCTGATACTACGGACCCGCTGTTAGGATGGCTGAAGTATACCAAGTTCGTGAACAAAACAGATCAGTCCGGGCACATTGTATTAATGCGTTCCGCTGAAATGGTATTGATAGAAGCGGAAAGTAAAGCCCGGCTCAATAACATTGGCGGTGCTTTTGATGCACTCAATGAATTAAGGGTGAAAAGAAGTTTGCCCGCCCTGCTGAATGGCTCACTTACACAACCACAATTAATAGAAGAGGTCCTGAAAGAAAGAAGAAGGGAATTGTGGGGTGAAGGATTTGCACTGCCTGATATCCTGCGTTTGCAACGTACGCTGGTGCGTATACCTTCTACAGAAATACTCAGGGTGCCAAGGGCAGACGGCACGTTCAGGGATGTTCCTTTAAAAGGGCATCATCAGCTGAAGTTCCCGGATAAAACAGACTTTGTTCCGAACAGTCAGTATTATCTCTTCTCCATTCCCATTAATGAAATAAACGCTAATCCAAATCTATGATACGTTCTCTTTTAAGCATCGTATTGCTCTCCGGCACTTTATCTGCCAACGCGCAGAACTTTGCCATCACGGGTACCGTAAAAGGTGTGAGTTCAGGAAAGGTTTATCTGCAGCGCTTTACGAATAAAATGTTCTTTACCATAGATTCCAGTAATATCACGGATGGTAAGTTCCATTTTGCAAAGAAGCCCAAACTGCCTGAACTGTACGGCATCACGCTGAATCCTTCAGCCAGCCCCTTATTTATCTTTTTAGAAGATAAAAAGATAGAGGTAGAACTGGATTCAGCGGTCTACTACAGCAAGTCTGTGGTAAAGGGCTCTGATGCGCAGGACCTGTTCACCACATACAGGAACAGCCGGAATGTAAAAGTGGATGAATTCATTAAAGCGAATCCATCTTCCATTGTAGCCGCTTATGTACTGTACCGAGATTACTCTTACCGTTTAACACCGGATGAGATTGATAATAATGTAAAACTGTTAAGCCCTTCATTGCAAAAGACACAATATGTGAACGTGCTGAGGGAACTTTCCCCCACTTTGCGTAAAGTAGGCATCGGTGAAGTAGCACCAGAATTTACATTGGCAGATACAGATGGCAAACCGGTGAAGTTTTCCGGCCATTCAGGTAAATACCTGCTGCTGGATTTCTGGGCAGGATGGTGCGGCCCTTGCAGAAGGGAGAATCCCAACCTGGTAAGAGTATACGAAAAGTACAAAGGAAAAGGCTTTGATATTTTTGCAGTGTCGCTGGACAAGCAGAAGGAACAATGGGTAAAAGCGATAGCAGATGATAAGCTCACCTGGACGCATGTTTCAGATCTCAAATTCTGGGACAGTGCGCCCGCCAGGTTATACGGTGTAAGGGCTATTCCTTCCAACGTATTGATCGGCCCGGATGGGAAGATCCTGGCGCGGAACCTGAGAGGGAAGGAATTAGAAGAAAAACTGGCAACGCTGTTACAATAGAAAAAAGAAAGGGGCTGTATCAAAATGATACAGCCCCTTTCTTATATGTTGACTGATGCGAAATTTTTTAAGCCAGTTGCTCCTGCACCATATGATTAGCTCTTCTGCCAGCCTTTCTTGCCTGCTTATCCATTTTACGGTATGCGTTCCTTGCCGCATCCTTAATATCATTGAGTGCGGACTCTGCACGGCTGCGATTCTTCATTAACCAGAATGCACCTGCTACGGCTGTTCCTACTATGGAAGCTGCGATGATTATCTTCTTCATGACTCTTTGATTTGGTTCATGTATAGTAAAACAATGGTCGTGCCAAAAAAGGCCGCCCCTTGAGAGACAGCCTTTTACTTTTTTTAATATTTTGTTAAACAGCCGGTTCCTGCTGGCTCAGGCAATGAAAACTCCCCAATCCCCAGATGATCTCCGTAGAGTCGATGCCGATCACCTCCCTGTCTTTAAAACAACCGGAAATGATCTGCAGTGCTTCATCGTCCTTTTTGCACTGGAAGGTGGGCACAATCACATATTTATTGCTGATATAGAAATTTGCATAAGAAGCGGGTAAACGCTGCTCATCGTAAATAACCGCATCTGGCATGGGCAGCTCAATGATATTCAGCTGTTTGTCATTGAGAAGGCGCATTTGCTTCAGCTGGCGCAGGTTCTGTTGCAGCAGTTCGTAATTGTCGTCCTGCTTATCCGTTTCCACCACCGTGAGTACGGTATCTTCATTCACAAAACGGATGGTATCGTCTATATGGCCGTCTGTATCATCTCCTACAATACCGTCTTCTACCCATAATACCTGGTCTGCTCCGTAATACTGGTGCAGGTATTCTTCCACCTGGTCCCGGTTCAGATGCGGGTTACGGTTCTCATTCAGGAGGCAGCAGGTAGAGGTGAGAATGGTACCTTTTCCGTTGAACTCCACGGAACCGCCTTCCATAATAATTCCGGGGTGAAATACCGGCAGTTTATAATGATTGGCAATGAGGGTAGGGATCACATCGTCCTGCTCAAAAGGAGGGTATTTACCGCCCCAGGCGTTGTAATTCCAGTCTACCACTACCTTCTTTTCAGCCGCAGCGGGATTGATCAGGAATGCAGGGCCATGGTCCCGGCACCAGGCGTCGTTGGTAGGGTGCAGAAAGAATTCCACATTGGCGAGGTTCACGCCTTCCGCCTGCAAATGCCCGGTGGCAAATGCTTTCATCGCTTCATCCAGTACATTGATCCGTACTTTCTCACTATCCGCCAGGTATTTTACAAAACGGCTGTAGTAAGGGAAGATGGTATGGATCTTTCCCGGCCAGCTGGCTTCTTTATGCGGCCAGCTTAACCATGTGGCAATATGTGGATGAAATTCTGCGGGGAAATAATAGCCAAGTTGCTTGGGAGTAGGTTGCGTCATGCTTCGTCGTCAATATATCTTTTGGTAATAGGTTGGTAGGAATCGATCCTTCTGTCGCGCAGGAATGGCCAGTGCGTGCGGTACCTGTCTGTTTTGGAAAGGTCCAGTTCCAGCACCACGGTTTCTTCCTGGTCGTGCGGGCTGAGGTGCAGCAGGGAGCCAAAAGGATTGGCAATGAAAGAGCCCCCCCAGAACTTCATCAGTCCATCCTGTTCCAGACCTACGCGGTTCACGCTCACTACGTGAATGCCGTTGGCTACAGCATGGCTCCGCTGGATGGTCTGCCAGGCATTGTATTGTTCCACATTGGTGGCTTCATCCTGGCTGGTAGCCCAACCGATGGCGGTAGGGTAGAAGAGGATCTCTGCACCCATCAGGGCCGTGATACGGGCTGCTTCAGGGTACCATTGGTCCCAGCAGATCAGTACACCTATCTTCGCGAACTTCGTCTGGAATACCTTGTAACCCAGGTCGCCCGGTGTGAAATAGAATTTTTCGTAATAGGCCGGATCGTCCGGGATGTGCATCTTGCGGTATTTGCCGAGATACTTTCCATCCGCATCCAGCACGGCAGTAGTATTATGATATAAGCCTTCTGCTCTCTTTTCGAACAGGGAAGCAATGATCACTACCCCCAGTTCAGCAGCTACCTTACCCAGGGCCTCTGTGGAAGGGCCTGGAACAGGTTCTGCCAGTTTGAAGTTCTCGTAATCTTCTACATCGCAGAAGTAAAGAGAAGTGAACAACTCCTGCAGGCAAATGATCTGTGCGCCTTTGGCGGCGGCCTCTCTTACTTTTTCGATGGCTTTTGCCAGGTTCTGCGCTTTGTCTGCAGAACAGCTCATCTGTACGATTCCTGTTTTTACTTTTGCCATGATACCCATTATTAAACGGGTACAAAGGTATAAAAAACCAACCTTCATCCCATATTCCTGCATTTTCGTACCATTTAGCCCCACTGGCCCCGGTTGTTTATTAATATTGCATCAAATAATAGTATTCATGGAAAAATTCAGGAAGGCAGAGTTTTGGATCGCTACGGGGTTTTATCTCCTGGTAGTGGTGGCAGTACTCTTTCCCTTTTTATTAAGCGGCGAAGAATCCGGAACTTACTGGATAGCAAGGACTTTTG includes the following:
- a CDS encoding TlpA disulfide reductase family protein produces the protein MIRSLLSIVLLSGTLSANAQNFAITGTVKGVSSGKVYLQRFTNKMFFTIDSSNITDGKFHFAKKPKLPELYGITLNPSASPLFIFLEDKKIEVELDSAVYYSKSVVKGSDAQDLFTTYRNSRNVKVDEFIKANPSSIVAAYVLYRDYSYRLTPDEIDNNVKLLSPSLQKTQYVNVLRELSPTLRKVGIGEVAPEFTLADTDGKPVKFSGHSGKYLLLDFWAGWCGPCRRENPNLVRVYEKYKGKGFDIFAVSLDKQKEQWVKAIADDKLTWTHVSDLKFWDSAPARLYGVRAIPSNVLIGPDGKILARNLRGKELEEKLATLLQ
- a CDS encoding carbon-nitrogen hydrolase; translated protein: MAKVKTGIVQMSCSADKAQNLAKAIEKVREAAAKGAQIICLQELFTSLYFCDVEDYENFKLAEPVPGPSTEALGKVAAELGVVIIASLFEKRAEGLYHNTTAVLDADGKYLGKYRKMHIPDDPAYYEKFYFTPGDLGYKVFQTKFAKIGVLICWDQWYPEAARITALMGAEILFYPTAIGWATSQDEATNVEQYNAWQTIQRSHAVANGIHVVSVNRVGLEQDGLMKFWGGSFIANPFGSLLHLSPHDQEETVVLELDLSKTDRYRTHWPFLRDRRIDSYQPITKRYIDDEA
- a CDS encoding agmatine deiminase family protein; its protein translation is MTQPTPKQLGYYFPAEFHPHIATWLSWPHKEASWPGKIHTIFPYYSRFVKYLADSEKVRINVLDEAMKAFATGHLQAEGVNLANVEFFLHPTNDAWCRDHGPAFLINPAAAEKKVVVDWNYNAWGGKYPPFEQDDVIPTLIANHYKLPVFHPGIIMEGGSVEFNGKGTILTSTCCLLNENRNPHLNRDQVEEYLHQYYGADQVLWVEDGIVGDDTDGHIDDTIRFVNEDTVLTVVETDKQDDNYELLQQNLRQLKQMRLLNDKQLNIIELPMPDAVIYDEQRLPASYANFYISNKYVIVPTFQCKKDDEALQIISGCFKDREVIGIDSTEIIWGLGSFHCLSQQEPAV